CTTTGTTCAAACGCAAAATGCAAGTGAATTGCAGTGGTTTCATGGATACCGCGGTGTGTTTGCGATTGAAGGTATTGCTGCGCAAAACTTCCACAATTAGTGGCAAGATCGGAATATAGGTGTTTGTCTCCTTGGCCAGCGAGATGAGCGACTGCAGACAATGGAAACGCAGTGGGAAATACTGCGCTGTTGGTATCAAGCGGATGACACCTGTTGTGATAGTAACAAGTGGATAAACCAGCGGCTGCAGCTGTGGCTTATTTGTGCTGGCTCCAAGTAAATCCGCCCATAGACGCAACGAATTAATGTACTGCCAATTGTACACTGCCTGGAAGCTATCCTTCTTCTTGAGGATAACGGCATTACGCAAATGAATGGCCAGCTGACGTATGTAGAGGAAAGCGTGCTGATAGCTGACGTTCAAGTCCAGTGCAAACATCTCCACAAGCGAGCGACGCATGAAATTGATGCCTGGCAACGTGTTGGGCGAAACAAACTTTGAATTCCTGACGTAAGCGAGATACATGGCTTTCAGCACATGGTTCAGCATAGTGGCCTAGAAGAGAATTTAGTTAAACAGTTGCAGGGATCAAAACTAAGCTCAAAACTTACCTGCTGCTTGCGTGTAATCTTGAGGATGCACAAGAAGGACAACACACGCACCGTCTCATCGCCAGTGGCCCAGAGCACAATCAGACGCTTCAGTATGGTTTTGCCGAGCGCAGTAAAAGGTGCCACCATGCCGGCCATTTGATGCAGATGCTTGAGCAGCACATTAAGAATATTTGAGCTGGATATTTGCTCCACCAGGCGTATCAAATCAGAGAGATAGTAACGCAGACATCCACGCACCTTCACCCACTTTTTGTGCTTGTGTAGCGGCAGACTGCTGTTTGGTTTCACGCCCAGCACATTGATGATTGCCGGCTGTAGATGTATCACACACAATTGGATAACACCATTGAAGGCGGCGGCACCGACCACCTTATATGCAGCCGTATTCGCCTTTTCGCCTTCATTGTCCGCACTGATGCTAGCCAGAGCTGAGTTGAAGGCTTGAATCACCTGACGCACTGTTTCAATTGGCACAGTGGGTTTGCTCAGCTGCAGTTCCCATTGTCGCAAGAGATTGAGCGTGATTTTCTGCACGCCTCCGGCTGCCAcgtcttcatcatcatcatcgccttCGAAATCACTCTCATCACTGGCTACCTCCAGATCATTGCTGGGCTTGTGATATTTCTCTTCATCCTCTTCACTTTCTGCACCATCGTCTTTTTGCTCTGCCTCATTTTGGTCTTCTTCGTCGTCATCGCTGTCCATCAAATTAAAATCCAAGAGTTCCTTGTCGTTCTTTTTAAGAAAGTCATAGAACTCGGGATCTATGTCCTTTAGGCCCTCCAAATCCTTTTTGTGTGACTTCTTTGCCGCCTTCTGCTTCTTCGGTCGCTTCTCCTCATCTTTGACGGCTTTCTTTGCCACTTTTGGCAATTTGGGCTTTTCTGAcactttcttctttttgatGGCAgcgtttttgggttttttgcTGTCTagacttttaactttttttgttgctaacttcatttttatttatcaaactgaaaaattcacaaataataaaattcaatgcGCACTCAACACGTGCCGCCTAACATAGAACTAGAGGTGAGCTATCGTAAGTTAAGAAACATCGTTGCCACTATCGATGCATAGATGTTTGGTGTCttgtagtattttatgtaAAGAACTATACATTACACCGTTTACAGTGTCACTATGTATGCTGTTATCTTTTCTAacattgttaatttgtttttaaaaccaCCGGCGTtagtaatatttgtataataatatcaaaaacCTCGATATCCAGCCAGAAAGCCGTTGGAATTGCAGGGCTGCAATTTAACAGAGCTCTGTTATGTTAAGTACTGTGGCGGTAGATCGATAAATTGCTCTTTTCATTTGGCGGCAATTGAGatcgaatttcaaattttaatttctttgatgtACTTATCTTTTGATCAACGGATAATGGAATTGTCAGCAAGATCCATGATAAGTGTAGATAGAATAAgactatatattaaaatacaacttAATTATAGCTTTTCATCTTTCTCGGGCTGTAACCTTTCTAAGTGCGCGGCAATTAATCAGTTCATAACGTGGATTAAACGATGCAATGATTAGAGGGGCGTtaactaaaaaagaaaaaaaaacaatctctACTATCATTTCTCGGTTGCAGCTACGCCTGCAAACGTGGGCCACACATCTGGCTGGCTTAACTTGTTGCCAACTGCCGTTACAAGCTACaactctttgttgttgtcacacaAAGACTGAAATCGAGAGTAAGGCTTAAGTGGAGCAGGGGCTGTTTGCCTTGATCGCCGGCACTTGCAattattaatagaaaaattCACGTAATGTTGAACGaacgacaaaaataaaaaaacaactggATACCAGGTTAAATAATTGTATGCAAACACTTTGGGAGTAACAGATCCGTCTCAACACCTACGTGGCCCCCTTcaatagagagaaagagagattgGCTCTCCTATATGTCCAGACATCCCCTAGGCTCAGCTAGTTACGAAATTGTCGAGTGCAAATGGACTTAAATGTAACGCCAAGTCGATGCATTTGCGAGCATGATAAGCGGAAAGTCGACTGTTCGGTCAGTCGATTCAATAAAAGTGTCAAACAAACGATCGTCTCTGGGGCCTGCCAATCGCTTGCCACCGCCCACCACAGACTCGGTCTCGGCATCAGCACCTCAGTCCAGGTGTAACGCAGGGGCACGCAGGGCGCTGGCTTGGAatgagcaaacaaataaacggCAAACCGCGAACACTGAACAGTGAACAGCGAACTGCAGTAGCCAAGTAGACAAGAGTCGACGCcgacgtcgttgttgttacCGTGTCATGTTGGCAGCCAAGCCCAATAGCAATTGGCCATAAATCTTGCCTGGCCAGTTGAGTTACCTGTTGGCTGCCATTCACTTTTTTTCGCATACGGTTTTATTCTTCGCTCGCTGCGTGACGCACAACGCAGTTCATAGATGGAGTCGATTGCCGAAGTCAATGCAACGCAAATGATTTCCTCCTCACTCAAACGAAACAAGTTCAAGTTTACGCACTGCAAAACGGAAAATTCAACGAAAAGGCTTCCTGCTCTACTCGGTTCATTGGACGCACATTGCAAACGCACTTTTCaggttttagttttatttttattttttgtttctttgcaGAATGTGGCCCACTGAATGTGGCCAGCAAGATTAACACAAGCCAAGGCCACAGCCATAGTATTCATTTGGGCCAACGCACAACAAACGCATTGCACTTTGCTGGCTGCCGGTTTCTCGATCTTGTTTTTGGCCATTATGCagcttggcttttgtttttttgcttgtctACATTacatgtttatgtttatgctcATGTGATCATGATAGCGCGTGGGCGACTCAATGAATTACTGAATAAGGTTAATGGACTAACTGATCCAAATACGGGAATTGAGTGTTATACGAGGCAAGACCAAATATATGACTTGTCGTATTTCAATTACTTGATTTTATGGCACATTATTGAGTCGTAGAACGGTTATAACTGCGGCTTAAGTGACTAATTTAACACGACATTATGATCGAGGCAGGATTAAGCttacagcaaataaaaataatttcaataaaatccaGTCTAGTGAAAGAATTTAAATGGTATAATTATACTATAGGCAACTATTATAAAAGTATTACCGGCAACTATTATAAAAGTATTACCagaaaataatcattttataaaaattattatatcaatcatattttttctatactatataatatcaatacttaattaatttaaatgagattaaaataataaaaatatttattggttGATAGAATTATTATCACATTCaaaatgattaataaaaaCCATatggtaaaaataataataataatgtaataatttcTTGATATTAAAGCATGATTAAGTTCactttaaatgtatgtatacaagtatgtatattttatttatttattaaagccatagactataaattaatttataacctagcatatgtatatattactACAGTTtccaaataaattgtatagcATTAGAATCATATAACTAGAAAAATTGTAGAATTAATctatgaatattatattagtattaaaatgatttcgtATCAATTCTAGAATTATTAAACTATAAAACGTTTTAAACTCTTTAAAATAAACCTGTAAAAATTGTCGAATCAttgcaaaagaaatatttcattattaaaaatattaataggAGAAtagttgaattattttatactaGAAGTAGATCTATAAAAAAGTATTACTAGATCAAATGCAGAATTAGTGCACAACAATTAATGGCCAGTCTCGttttatacacatatttttcTTGAATCCGTTTGCGCAATTTGAATACAAATCTCTCGgattattataataacaatCAAAATAGAGGTGAGCTAGTAAAAGTGACCACCAGTTACATACTATAGTGACACTCCCCTCAACTTGTCGTTGAACTCCATCGAATAGTAAGCTAACTTTTATGGCCGTGGCAACCACCTGTGGATCAAACTGCAGTATGCTGTTTATGGACGGTAAAACTT
This window of the Drosophila albomicans strain 15112-1751.03 chromosome 2L, ASM965048v2, whole genome shotgun sequence genome carries:
- the LOC117564437 gene encoding nucleolar complex protein 2 homolog, translated to MKLATKKVKSLDSKKPKNAAIKKKKVSEKPKLPKVAKKAVKDEEKRPKKQKAAKKSHKKDLEGLKDIDPEFYDFLKKNDKELLDFNLMDSDDDEEDQNEAEQKDDGAESEEDEEKYHKPSNDLEVASDESDFEGDDDDEDVAAGGVQKITLNLLRQWELQLSKPTVPIETVRQVIQAFNSALASISADNEGEKANTAAYKVVGAAAFNGVIQLCVIHLQPAIINVLGVKPNSSLPLHKHKKWVKVRGCLRYYLSDLIRLVEQISSSNILNVLLKHLHQMAGMVAPFTALGKTILKRLIVLWATGDETVRVLSFLCILKITRKQQATMLNHVLKAMYLAYVRNSKFVSPNTLPGINFMRRSLVEMFALDLNVSYQHAFLYIRQLAIHLRNAVILKKKDSFQAVYNWQYINSLRLWADLLGASTNKPQLQPLVYPLVTITTGVIRLIPTAQYFPLRFHCLQSLISLAKETNTYIPILPLIVEVLRSNTFNRKHTAVSMKPLQFTCILRLNKAQLAENGFRDEVVEQVCGLLLEYLAHESATLAFSDLVVPVVVALKAYLKECRNANYTRKLKQLLDKIQESSRFIEQQRSKSSVNFDLKNAQAVQAWEQQVRNKRTPLDIYYASWLKTHETKKRRQAAQTDDINADYDIPKLKKPAAKSGVPVRNEQGEVELFPSDSEDEAMDIPKDDDDEEEEEVQPQPKQPKRKEDKKKRKSEKSQESAVEEAGDDYDEAATAVDIVKDLDLDDW